Proteins found in one Camelus bactrianus isolate YW-2024 breed Bactrian camel chromosome 5, ASM4877302v1, whole genome shotgun sequence genomic segment:
- the TEX44 gene encoding testis-expressed protein 44 — MTTVPSGEARATSTPTHGDSKSTDIPTVGSQSPVPLLADVPAALSTAALAEQQDVDQASIKPATLEDKSGSGDKDKHEAAAGHGQEPKEATTLLDHPAPDALQTSMGLQDSVQNGPGQDSRMTQGPQVFQQDSLIKEETPQTAGVPGRGQELAPSTPSAQVQSPQNVEAQPVLSTADANSQPDTRASDTAEAVEKPEDLEALNPDTYALPSAPTLPGPRRVALGRRPTDYEASENNYMRSMTSLLGGGEGSFSSLADILVWSETTMSMATGILASGRGSMTDLLHTTGPGLHSVSSILGSASSAFSSGLAEGTISALRTVTHILESVERRTMEGIRSAVRYLTSHLTPSQAQASPNLN, encoded by the coding sequence ATGACCACCGTGCCCTCAGGAGAGGCCAGAGCCACCAGCACCCCTACACATGGTGACAGCAAGTCTACAGACATCCCAACCGTGGGGTCCCAAAGTCCGGTGCCCCTCCTTGCAGATGTCCCAGCAGCTCTCAGCACTGCAGCTTTGGCTGAACAGCAGGATGTAGACCAGGCCTCCATCAAGCCAGCCACCTTGGAGGACAAGTCAGGGTCTGGAGACAAGGACAAGCATGAAGCTGCTGCAGGGCATGGCCAGGAGCCCAAGGAGGCCACCACCCTGCTTGATCACCCGGCCCCAGACGCACTGCAAACATCCATGGGCCTCCAGGACTCAGTGCAGAATGGACCGGGGCAAGATTCAAGGATGACTCAGGGTCCTCAGGTTTTCCAACAAGACTCCCTGATTAAGGAAGAGACACCACAAACAGCGGGGGTCCCAGGTAGGGGGCAGGAACTAGCTCCATCTACCCCAAGTGCTCAGGTACAGTCCCCCCAAAATGTGGAGGCTCAGCCCGTTCTGAGCACTGCGGATGCCAACAGCCAGCCTGACACTCGGGCCTCTGACACCGCTGAAGCTGTTGAGAAACCTGAGGATCTGGAAGCCTTGAACCCTGACACTTACGCTTTGCCATCAGCCCCCACTTTGCCTGGGCCCCGAAGGGTGGCTCTGGGGAGGAGGCCCACAGACTACGAGGCCAGCGAGAACAATTATATGCGCTCCATGACCAGCCTGTTGGGCGGGGGCGAGGGGTCCTTCAGCTCGCTGGCAGACATCCTGGTGTGGTCTGAGACCACCATGAGCATGGCCACAGGCATCCTGGCCTCTGGCCGCGGCTCCATGACAGACCTGCTGCACACCACGGGGcccggcctgcactctgtctccAGCATCCTAGGGAGCGCCAGCTCCGCCTTCTCCTCTGGGCTGGCAGAAGGGACCATCTCAGCCCTGCGCACCGTCACCCACATCCTGGAATCAGTGGAGCGGAGGACCATGGAGGGCATCCGCTCAGCCGTGCGCTACCTGACCAGCCACCTCACCCCAAGCCAGGCCCAGGCCAGCCCCAACCTCAACTAG